The genomic window GGCAACATTTTTGCACTTTCCTGGCAAAATACTCCTATGTTTCTGTGCTGTTGAAAGTAGTAGAACACCCCAGTGCATAAGCATTCCATTAGTTGCTTCAAGAGGTGTCCAACTCTGCCACcactcttcccccccctttttttttaccattttccTTATCCTTTGAGATGCCTCAAGAAACCAGCAGAGCTTGTTTCCTCTCTACGGATTATCCCAAACCCAATGTGGAAGCAAGCTCTTCTAGAACCTCTTCCATCTCGTTCCCTTTCTCTAAGATAAATAACGGGCCTTGAGGCAGGGGAAGAGAAAGGTGGCTATGTCCAAAGGTTCAAGGTAAAGTTGTCAGAGATTCCTAACAGCAACAGTGTGATTTGATGAGCAGCATAAATTGGACTTCTAGCAACTGCTTAGAAATGTAGAATATGCAGGGTTTCTTAATTTTACCATATTGAAATAATTGTTTCAATGAACCCTACTGCTTTAAAGCCTGTTCTTTAtcaaggtcccaagttcaaagcATTCTTGAACTGCGTTTCTTATTAACTTGCTTTGATGGGCAGTGACTTTCTGAGGTCTCAAGCAAAAGTCCTTCCTAGCTCTGctttttagctggagatgccaggaaattAGCCCGAAACTATTTGCATGCAAATAATGTGTGCTACCACtggcacacttttttttttttttttaagagtggaCTTTCTACCATCTCCAGAGCACTCAAGCAAAAGGAGTATTCATGTAGCCATTTACCAAAGAGGAGGAATGGCAAATGCCAACAAGGCACCACCAATACTCTCAACTCTTTAGCATTTTAAACTGTCTTGGGGCTGTGGAAGACAACAATAGAATACAATTTGTAGCTCATGTGATGTTTTTCTCAGGTGTGTGGCTGTGAAATCTGTGTCATAAAATATTACCATGTTATCTTAATATATATCTCCTCTGTATAGAATCTGGCTGTTGCTTTGAAGCCAGTGTTACAAGGCAAACGTCTTGATTGTTTCTTTCTGTACTCCAAGTTTACACTAGGTGGCATGCAAGGAAAGCCAAAAGCGTGCATAGTTGAGCTACTTGATTTGGATATTCGCAGCATCTGTGCCTCTTGTGTGAGATATTTATGTTGTTGCTTTCTAATACAGGATGAAGTGCCCTCTTGCCAGCACAAATAAAAGGTTTCTGATTAATACTATTAAGAACACATTGCACTCCCCGAAGGAGCAAGAGCAGGGACAAAACCACCAAGAAGACGATAAGGAATCTGAACCAAACCAGAGCAGGGAGGAAAGCAAGCCAAACAGACACAGATCCCACCCATACAAACCTAGCTTTCGGTCCAGAAGAAGGGTAAGCTCTTCTCCTCCTAGGCACCACCGGAACAGGAACCAGCACTCAAAGGACAAGCATGAACAGCGATCAGGCAAATGAGGAGGAACCCGTGCCATTCCAAGAATGAAATTAAACACTGAactgtttgggtgggtgggtgagaatgTTTAACTATTTTGTAATAGAGGGCATTGTTCAGTACAGATGTCCATGTTGGCAACAGCTTTTTAGAGACAAGCAAATCCCACTTCTCATGAACTTTCTTTGAGGAGTTCTTGTATTCTTTAAAGTTGTCAGTATCTTCCTTctgtttctccccctgccctccaGTCTTCAACCAATTAAAGTTGTTACTTTGTATAGTTGTAACATGTTTAGTGCTTTGCACAAACCGTTTGGAAACAATTTATTTAGACAAATATACAAGGAAGTGTATTCGGTACATGGTAAGTTATTTTGCTTCCCAATTCCTTCAAGGAAGCTACTAAATCTTAgtttgaaaaagcaaaaaaactaaacaaaaagatACTCCAGGTACAGAAAATGTGATATGCTTCTTGGCCTGCACATAGATGAATTTGAATAAGTTTACTGTGCTTGTAACCTGAAAATGACTGATGTGGAACCTGGATATTACAGATAAGTAAATGCAGGTTAGGCAAAATGTATATTGGTAAACAAACTACCCAGACTGAGTGACTCTTTCCATGTGGGAACTCCAGTGCCCACATGGAACTCTGCATGAACAATAGATCCTCATTCACTTCAAACTTGGGGAGAAGGCATCAGACATGTTATCTGTTTGTGTGCACAGAATATTTCCCAATGCTGAAGTGAATGCTGGCACCCTTTTTTGACCTAGAGTTGTGTGTACCCTTGGAACCTGTGAAATCACAGCTGTGGGCTGGATCTGAAATTGGATTTCATTGTTTTGCATCCATTGGTGTAAATGATGATTTGTGAAGGATCAATAATGCAACTGCATTGGGACATCTCTTGAATGGCAATGGAATGAAAAGTCTTGAGGGATACATTTTTCATCACAAATCGCTGAATGCTTTTGCAAAACAATACAGACAATTGCCACCTAAAGTCTGACTGCAGTCTAGTTACAGTTGTATTGGTCAAGTTCTCAGTGTTCCCTTACCTGCAGATAATTGATCCTTGTCATTTCTCTATTGTATGGAAACATTAACATTTAAATCCTTAGGCAAAGTTGTTTGTATGGTTAAGCTGTTTTCAACCTTGGGTAGTTTTCCTGAGTTAACATTAAACTTGAACTGTGTTACTAAAATGCATTGTGTACATTTCCTTTATATGTTAACAGATTCATAAGTCTTTGGGAATTAATACACATTCTGTTGCCAAAGATAAACAAAACACATATTCGGTTTATTAAGCGTACTGCAAATGGTCATCCTAGAACttgtttcttgggggggggggagaaaaagaggtCTTAAGCTTTGAAATGTTAACTTTAAAATAGTTGTTTTAGTACAGTCTCAGTCCTTAATGTACTCAAAAGCACTTAATAGCATAAAACAAGCCTGCTGGCTCAAGCCAATGACACCTCTAGTgtcattctgctctcacagtgaccagaTGCTGATGGGAAGCCCCAAACAGGACTAGAGAACATAGCATTATTCCCACCTGTGAATCCCAGCAGCAGTACTAACCACTCTGGCTGGGAGTCTCTGATAGCCTTCccttctatgaatttgtctaatcctcttgtaAACAGGCCCCAATTAACTGATTATGGCAACAAATAAACAAGAAGCTAGCAATCTTCTTAACCGAGTTAGTcaatgtttttatattatatgGGCAGAAATAAATCATTCCTGTTACTAGTACCTTAAAATTATAATCAGTAATAAAGCTCTGTACAGATATTTAAAAACAAGGCAGTCCCTTGGCCACAGGGTTAGGATCTAATAAGACTCAACACAGAAGGAAAAATgaatggggaaggaagagggaagccAGCATGCTGACATGggtatttacttgtttttaatcATTCTATCCTGCATTTCATCCACTAGAGCAGGCTAACCTGTGGCATTTTAGATGTGGATTACAGCTCCCGGCAGCCTCAACCATctggaatggtgggagttgtagtccaacaacaactggaaggttacattgcaggaggttggactatagattacccttggggtcccttccaactctacaattctatgattctaggttggCTACCCTTGCAGTAGGGGAACTAAAAAGTGTTAACCAAGAAGAAATAGAAAGtaaggtggttgtttttaaaacaacaacaacactatagtACCGGTAATTGACTGCATTAGGAATGGTTTATTGGTCCAGCCTTCTCTCTTAAAGAGCCAGGTCTTCAGCAGGTGCCTGAAGACACATAGCAGCATATCATTATTACACAGCATCCACTTGACAGCCAATAATACCCTGTTCCTTTTTTCTCCTGCTGAATCTCGGTCAAGGAGACCCAAAGCAGGACCTTGGATATTGAACGGAGAGTATGGGAAGATGTTATGAAAGGAAagctcagatttatctcaaagggGAGGCACAAAAAAATGAGAATAATTTTAATAGTGTTGGAGAGACAATAGGGTCTTGAGGGCGAAGCTTTCAGCACTAAtgttaaaatgaaaatataaaagaacAGGCAAGGAAAACCAACCACTTTTTCACAAGGTGAAGATCTGGAAATATGAAGGTAGGAATCAGCACTGCATTCGTTTTAGGTGTTAAGAACGTAAGATacctctggatcaggccaatggcccctctagtccaacatcctattctcacagtggccaacctgatgcctgtgagaaacccgcgagcaggatctgagcatgtCTCCTGTGGTCTGCAGCAACTGGTATCTGGAAAGGCTGAATGCATGTATCCAGAGTTCCTTGTATTAAAATGAGAAAACCCTCCATATAGGTTTGTGCAGGCTTTGTGTATGTCTTTGTCTGCTAGTGCAGTTCCATATCCCATTAAAGCATAGGGAGAAACCGCTTGCAGGTGACAGAACTCCATGCATATATGGGGGTCCTGGGCCAGATCATTGGGTCAATCAAAGCTTTCCAGAAATACTTAATAGGTTACCCTAGGAATGAGACCCTCTGGCAATGACTTGAATATGCTGTTTGCTTGCTGTTCCAGTATAACAGACTACTCTGTAGTTTAAGGCCGGCTTAATCTATTTTAACTAGTTGCTTTTATCAAGCTAATTCTGAAGCATGTGGATTACCTGCTTTCGAACACAAGCTGTACTGTAGGAGAATGTGTTTGATTCAGCATGTTGCTTTGTGTTTTTCCCTGAGCTGATAGGAATTTCCAGGACCAGCTATTTGCAGGCCATTTCCCATCTACAAGACTAAATTCTGAAGTCCTATGGTGTTCGTAAtaactatttaaaaaatataatgaatATGCAAGCAGGATATGTACGTACACAAAACAAGTATAATTACTAATACATAAGATGAGCATGAGAGATCAGGCAAGCACCCAGACAAATAGAGCTAGACTTTAAAAGCAGAGCAGGAAAACCTTTAATAACACGAGGGCCATGTTCCCTTCTCAGTAAGTGGTAGGTggggcaaaagtgagcagagcaatgaatgtgaaaTTAATTGGTATACCACCAAATACTACAATATAAAATGGCGGTATTCAAtatatacaatacaatatattttataaaacaatatacaacagtGCATACAATAACACAAAGCACCATACCAGAAGGCTGCAGTTGATGCAAAACAGTAGCTAAGCTGCTTGTGGGGCCAAACTACCACCAGCATGTGAGACCTTAGTGATGagatttgcactggctgccaatcttcTACCTAGGCAAGTTCAATATGTTGACACTGACATAATAAGGCCCTATACAGCTCAGAATcaggttacttgagagaccaccTTATCCCTTATATATCCAGGAGGTCGCTGGTCTAATCCATGATTGATGCACGACAAAATGGGGTCAGGACGGTTCCACCAACACATATCAGTCACAGCAACTCGCTGATCATTGTGGTCCTCAGCAACTTCGGTGTGTTTGGAGATGCCAGCTAAGCAGTGTTCGAATTCACAAAAGTGAACACGCCGGACTAAATGGCTTTTGTATGAAGCAGAAACACAGCTGCACTGTAAATGGAAGGGGCTATTAAAGGTAAAGTATCTCCATCAAGTTGCCATTTGCAGgtttctctccaccaccacccccaactTATAAATATATCTCATGTATTTATCTTCCTGGGATTtgtctttaaaaggaaaaaagcaggaCGGAGGTGTCGGTAGAATGGAGGTCATAGAAATATAGTTCCTTTTTATTTCCTGCCTGGGATGTCAAATAGAATCTTCAGGCAGGTGGTTGAATTCACAGACTCTTTAAAAGGGAATATATCGGTCCGAGGAAGACATTGCTTAAGGAAGGGGGGGGCGGGTAGCTGTCAGCGAAACCCTGACAACATCAGCTGCTTGCTAGCAGAAAGGCAAGCTAATCATGGcaactttttccccctttttcttttttttttgcagacatGCAGCTGTCCAAGCAATAAGGTAAATGAGACTTCGCCGCAGAACTCTAAATAGGAGAGCCTGAACTATAGAACCATCCTCCTCCGATTCCTTGGTAATGCACGGTTTGGGGCCTGACTGGGTGGTCTTAAGTCCATTGCCACAGTGGCTACGGAGGGTTGATACCAATCAAGGCCTCTGCAGCTGAGACCCTGGGTGACCTGCGCCAGCGGCTTCCACCCCCCGCACCCCCGCCGCCCCTTCCTCGCAGGCCCCCCAATTCGCTCATTTGTGTGCGGGATGCTTTTCCTGCTTTTATTTATGGGATTACATAAATGAGCCATTAAAAATGTAAATCTTCAGAACAGTTGAATCTGAAAGATTTAAGCAATCAAGGACAGGGCAGTACAGTAGAAGaaagtgcccccaccccccaaactagCCGCCCTGTGCCAGAGTATTCTGACTACACGGACAATAGGAGGTTAAGGGAGAGAATAACAGAAGAAGGcaagggggttgggggggaggaaggaaacaaaCTATCTCGCCATTGTAACCCTCACTGGCACCAAGGGGAAGATTAGGGTTTGGTGGgtttccctacccccacccccacccccgttcttttctttttaaaagcatgttaGGACAATAATGATGAGCTATTATAAGTGACAAAGGAAGACCATCCCACTCTCCTCCTCACAGTGCAGGTGTCAATACAATCAAGCTTAAACACAGAACTGAgtttgggtgggggggaaatgaagattattccatttccccctgcAAACCATTTTTTAACTCTTTAATATGTATTGCAAGCTACCAGAACCCTCACAGATATGAAAAGAAGCACAGCTATTTTTCAAGCCAGCTATTTGACCCCACGCTTGCCGCCACTACCAATAGCGATGGCTGGAAACTTCATTTGCTGAGCTTTCTTCAGTGTTATTCCTGGACGGTGGTACAGACTTTCAAGCGCTTTGCTTAAGGTCAAAATtgtggcctagggcttgccgatcagta from Podarcis raffonei isolate rPodRaf1 chromosome 4, rPodRaf1.pri, whole genome shotgun sequence includes these protein-coding regions:
- the POLR1D gene encoding protein POLR1D isoform X1 translates to MAEDSELERIAGFVTLSKLMFLDQLVWTLIHARLLRYRNSGIRKAVEELLTEAKRGKTRAETMGAMGWMKCPLASTNKRFLINTIKNTLHSPKEQEQGQNHQEDDKESEPNQSREESKPNRHRSHPYKPSFRSRRRVSSSPPRHHRNRNQHSKDKHEQRSGK
- the POLR1D gene encoding protein POLR1D isoform X2, with product MAEDSELERKAVEELLTEAKRGKTRAETMGAMGWMKCPLASTNKRFLINTIKNTLHSPKEQEQGQNHQEDDKESEPNQSREESKPNRHRSHPYKPSFRSRRRVSSSPPRHHRNRNQHSKDKHEQRSGK